A genomic region of Pseudomonas migulae contains the following coding sequences:
- a CDS encoding PTS fructose-like transporter subunit IIB: MKLAIVTACPNGMVTSVLCARLLDAAAQRQGWSTSVEVVDAAHPERQLSAATIEAAEWVLLVTSTPVDMSRFVGKRLFQSTPAQALQDVEAVLRRGAEEAQVYVAPDVVAEPVVVTKNAPRLVAITACPTGVAHTFMAAEALQQAAKRLGYDLQIETQGSVGARNPLSAAAIADADVVLLACDIEVATERFAGKKIYRCGTGIALKQAEATLNKALAEGKQESAATGAKGPAKQEKTGVYKHLLTGVSFMLPMVVAGGLMIALSFVFGITAFKEEGTLAAALMQIGGETAFKLMVPLLAGYIAYSIADRPGLAPGMIGGLLASTLGAGFIGGIIAGFIAGYAAQAINRYARLPQSLEALKPILIIPLLASLFTGLVMIYVVGKPVAGMLAGLTHFLDSMGTTNAILLGVLLGGMMCVDLGGPINKAAYAFSVGLLASQSYAPMAATMAAGMVPPIGLGIATFIARRKFAQAEREAGKAALVLGLCFISEGAIPFAAKDPLRVIPASIAGGALTGALSMYFGCKLMAPHGGLFVLAIPNAINHALLYLLAIVAGSLLTAVVYAVVKRPEVVELAVEPVRA, translated from the coding sequence ATGAAGTTAGCCATTGTTACGGCCTGTCCGAACGGCATGGTCACCAGTGTGCTGTGCGCCCGTTTGCTCGACGCAGCAGCGCAGCGGCAGGGCTGGAGCACCAGCGTCGAAGTGGTCGACGCGGCGCACCCGGAACGCCAGTTGTCGGCGGCCACGATCGAGGCGGCCGAGTGGGTGTTGCTGGTGACCAGCACGCCGGTGGACATGTCACGATTCGTCGGCAAACGCTTATTCCAGAGCACCCCGGCGCAAGCCCTGCAGGATGTCGAAGCCGTGTTGCGACGCGGTGCCGAAGAGGCTCAGGTTTACGTCGCGCCCGACGTCGTCGCCGAACCTGTGGTCGTCACCAAAAACGCCCCGCGTCTGGTTGCGATCACCGCATGCCCGACCGGCGTTGCTCATACCTTCATGGCCGCTGAGGCGTTGCAGCAAGCGGCGAAACGTTTGGGGTACGACCTGCAGATCGAAACCCAGGGCTCGGTCGGTGCGCGCAATCCGTTGAGTGCGGCAGCGATTGCCGACGCCGACGTGGTGCTGCTGGCCTGCGATATCGAAGTCGCGACCGAGCGTTTTGCCGGCAAGAAAATCTACCGTTGCGGCACGGGCATCGCCTTGAAACAAGCCGAGGCAACGCTGAATAAAGCGCTGGCCGAAGGCAAACAGGAAAGTGCCGCGACCGGTGCCAAAGGCCCGGCCAAACAAGAGAAGACCGGCGTCTACAAACACCTGCTGACCGGCGTGTCGTTCATGCTGCCGATGGTGGTGGCGGGCGGTCTGATGATCGCGTTGTCGTTCGTGTTCGGCATCACCGCGTTCAAGGAGGAAGGCACACTCGCCGCCGCCCTGATGCAGATCGGTGGCGAGACCGCGTTCAAGCTGATGGTGCCGCTGCTGGCGGGTTACATCGCCTATTCGATTGCCGACCGCCCGGGGCTTGCGCCGGGGATGATCGGTGGTCTGCTGGCGAGCACATTGGGTGCCGGTTTCATCGGCGGGATCATTGCCGGTTTCATCGCCGGTTACGCGGCGCAGGCGATCAATCGGTATGCGCGCTTGCCGCAAAGTCTTGAAGCGCTGAAACCGATCCTGATCATCCCGTTGCTGGCGAGTCTGTTCACAGGGCTGGTAATGATCTACGTGGTCGGCAAACCGGTGGCCGGGATGCTCGCCGGGCTGACGCACTTCCTCGACAGCATGGGCACCACCAATGCGATTCTGCTCGGCGTATTGCTCGGCGGGATGATGTGCGTCGACCTCGGCGGGCCGATCAACAAGGCCGCTTATGCCTTCTCGGTGGGGCTGCTGGCGTCGCAGAGTTATGCACCGATGGCGGCGACGATGGCCGCCGGGATGGTGCCACCGATTGGCCTGGGCATCGCCACGTTCATTGCCCGACGCAAGTTCGCCCAGGCCGAACGCGAGGCCGGGAAAGCGGCGCTGGTGCTGGGGCTGTGCTTCATCTCCGAAGGCGCGATCCCGTTTGCCGCCAAGGACCCGCTGCGGGTGATTCCGGCGAGTATTGCCGGCGGCGCGTTGACCGGGGCGTTGTCGATGTATTTCGGTTGCAAACTGATGGCGCCGCACGGTGGGTTGTTCGTGCTGGCGATTCCGAATGCGATCAACCATGCGCTGCTTTATTTGCTGGCGATCGTGGCCGGGAGTTTGCTGACGGCGGTGGTGTATGCGGTGGTCAAGCGACCGGAAGTCGTTGAGCTGGCAGTAGAGCCCGTCCGCGCCTGA
- a CDS encoding alkaline phosphatase D family protein, translating into MSEFDLGRRRVMQAVGAGLLLPGLAPAVIASVKDRPQLTDGVQSGDVLGDRAMVWSRSDRPARMVVEWDTHSVFGNSRRFVSPLADARSDFTARVELTGLPADQAIFYRVHFEDAQSGVTSEPWFGHLRSVPQTRRDIRFVWSGDTVGQGFGINPDIGGMRIYEAMRLRLPDFFIHSGDTIYADGPVPAQLTTESGRVWRNITSEAKSKVAESLDDYRGNYRYNLMDENVRRFNAEVPQIWQWDDHEVVNNWSPGKQLDERYKSKDIHSLVGRARQAWLEYAPMRLQSADSGGRIYRKLGYGPMLDVFVLDMRSYREANDDNLGAAKPFLGREQLDWLKRELKASRAQWKVIAADMPIGLGVPDGEVSPGVARWEAVANGDPGPAQGRELEIAELLGFLRAQSVRNFVFLTADVHYCAAHHYHPDRAAFQDFEPFWEFVAGPLNAGSFGPNPLDKTFGPEVVFEKAPPAQNTSPFAGFQFFGEVNIEGATGEMSVVLRDLDGVAVFEQKLQPV; encoded by the coding sequence ATGAGCGAATTCGACCTCGGTCGCCGTCGTGTCATGCAAGCGGTCGGCGCGGGGCTGTTGTTGCCCGGCCTTGCGCCGGCGGTGATCGCTTCGGTCAAAGATCGGCCGCAACTCACCGATGGCGTGCAGTCCGGCGACGTGCTGGGTGACCGGGCGATGGTCTGGAGTCGCAGCGATCGTCCGGCGCGGATGGTGGTGGAATGGGACACCCACAGTGTGTTCGGCAACTCGCGCCGGTTCGTCTCGCCTCTGGCCGACGCCCGTAGCGATTTCACCGCGCGTGTGGAACTCACCGGTCTACCCGCTGATCAAGCGATTTTCTATCGTGTGCATTTCGAAGACGCCCAGAGCGGTGTCACCAGCGAACCCTGGTTCGGTCATTTGCGCAGCGTGCCGCAGACCCGGCGTGACATCCGTTTCGTCTGGAGCGGCGACACCGTCGGCCAGGGTTTCGGCATCAACCCGGACATCGGTGGCATGCGCATCTACGAGGCCATGCGTTTGCGCCTGCCGGACTTCTTTATCCACAGCGGCGACACCATCTACGCCGACGGCCCGGTGCCGGCGCAACTGACCACCGAAAGCGGTCGCGTGTGGCGCAACATCACCAGCGAAGCCAAGAGCAAAGTCGCCGAATCCCTCGATGATTATCGCGGCAATTACCGCTACAACCTGATGGACGAAAACGTCCGTCGCTTCAACGCTGAGGTGCCGCAGATCTGGCAGTGGGATGACCACGAAGTGGTGAACAACTGGTCGCCGGGCAAGCAACTCGATGAGCGCTACAAGAGCAAGGATATCCACAGCCTGGTGGGCCGCGCGCGTCAGGCATGGCTTGAATATGCACCGATGCGTTTGCAGAGCGCCGACAGCGGCGGGCGGATTTATCGCAAGCTCGGTTACGGGCCGATGCTCGATGTGTTTGTGCTCGACATGCGCAGTTATCGTGAGGCCAATGATGACAACCTTGGCGCTGCCAAACCGTTTCTTGGGCGTGAACAACTGGATTGGCTCAAGCGTGAATTGAAGGCCTCCCGCGCACAGTGGAAAGTCATCGCCGCCGACATGCCGATCGGCCTCGGCGTGCCCGACGGTGAGGTCAGCCCCGGCGTGGCGCGCTGGGAAGCAGTGGCCAATGGTGATCCGGGGCCGGCCCAGGGGCGTGAGCTGGAAATCGCTGAATTGCTCGGGTTTCTACGGGCGCAGTCAGTGCGCAATTTCGTGTTCCTGACGGCGGATGTGCATTACTGCGCGGCGCATCACTACCACCCTGATCGGGCGGCGTTTCAGGATTTCGAACCGTTCTGGGAGTTTGTCGCCGGACCTTTGAATGCCGGGAGTTTCGGGCCTAATCCGCTGGATAAAACCTTTGGTCCTGAAGTGGTGTTCGAGAAGGCACCGCCCGCGCAGAACACTTCGCCGTTTGCCGGGTTTCAGTTTTTTGGCGAGGTGAATATTGAGGGGGCGACGGGGGAGATGAGTGTGGTGTTGCGGGATCTGGATGGGGTGGCGGTGTTTGAGCAGAAATTGCAGCCGGTGTGA
- a CDS encoding PepSY domain-containing protein: MLKKTLFQLHWFFGISAGLVLALMGITGATVSFEDEILRALNPSVLQVEKQVAGVLPPAELVEKIEGASGKKVAMIWVDTDSGNAARVSFTPPPGERRGEMRYFDPYTAEFMGEATGQDFFGLMLQLHRFLAMGDTGRQITGACTLILVFFCLSGLYLRWPRQWKSWRAWLTLDWKKKGRSFNWDLHSVAGTWCLVFYLLAALTGLSWSYEWYNKGLTRLLSDSPQNERVRNRGPAPAGPAPTADYAAMWSSIYSAAGPALSAYNIRMPPVAGQPATVFYLLNSSPHDRALNQITLDPATGIVKRHDRYSDKSFKAQLLTSIYALHVGSYFGIVGRIILTISALTMPLFFITGWLLYLDRRRKKKQIKDARKGFAQPGNDAPAWLIGFASQSGFAEQLAWQTAGQLQAAGLPVKVQPLANVSEQDLHDSSNALFVVSTFGDGEAPDSARGFERKVLGRALSLESLNYAVLGLGDRQYQHFCGFARRLHTWLGEHGGKHLFAPVEVDCGDPYALRHWQQQLGLLTGQAPVDTWQAPSYDNWTLTRRELMNPDSSGSPVYLLGLTAPTTSSWLAGDLVEVLPRNCPWAIEHFLDGLGIDGRATVTLDGLSQPLEHALASRQLPENRAHLVGLHAQALVDALVPLAMREYSIASIAADGVLELIVRQELHQDGSLGVGSGWLTEHAPVGSTLSLRVRRNSGFHLPVEPVPMILLGNGTGLAGLRSLLKARIADGQQRHWLLFGERNREHDYLCRAELEEWLIAGDIERLDLAFSRDQAEKIYVQDRLRESATLLKQWLADGAVIYICGSLQGMASGVDHVLNEVLGIEEVDRLIEQGRYRRDVY, translated from the coding sequence GTGTTGAAGAAAACCCTGTTCCAGTTGCACTGGTTTTTCGGCATCAGTGCCGGACTGGTCCTGGCCCTGATGGGCATCACCGGGGCGACGGTGTCGTTCGAGGATGAAATCCTGCGCGCACTGAACCCGTCGGTGTTGCAGGTCGAGAAGCAGGTCGCCGGCGTGCTGCCGCCCGCCGAACTGGTGGAAAAGATCGAAGGCGCCTCGGGCAAGAAAGTCGCGATGATCTGGGTCGACACCGACAGCGGCAACGCCGCGCGGGTGTCCTTTACCCCGCCGCCGGGCGAACGTCGCGGTGAGATGCGTTACTTCGACCCGTATACCGCCGAGTTCATGGGCGAGGCCACCGGCCAGGATTTCTTCGGCCTGATGCTGCAACTGCACCGCTTCCTCGCCATGGGCGACACCGGCCGGCAGATCACCGGCGCGTGCACGCTGATCCTGGTGTTCTTCTGCCTGTCCGGTCTGTACCTGCGCTGGCCGCGCCAGTGGAAAAGCTGGCGCGCCTGGCTGACCCTCGACTGGAAGAAAAAGGGCCGCAGCTTCAATTGGGATTTGCACTCGGTGGCTGGTACCTGGTGCCTGGTGTTTTACCTCCTGGCGGCGCTGACCGGGTTGTCGTGGTCCTACGAGTGGTACAACAAGGGCTTGACCCGGTTGCTGTCCGATTCGCCGCAGAACGAGCGGGTTCGCAATCGCGGTCCGGCACCTGCTGGCCCGGCGCCGACCGCCGATTACGCCGCGATGTGGAGCAGCATCTACAGCGCTGCCGGTCCGGCACTGAGCGCCTACAACATCCGCATGCCGCCCGTGGCCGGACAACCGGCGACTGTGTTTTACCTGTTGAACTCCTCGCCACACGACCGCGCGCTGAACCAGATCACCCTCGATCCGGCCACCGGCATCGTCAAACGCCACGACCGTTACAGCGACAAGAGCTTCAAGGCGCAGCTTCTGACCAGCATTTATGCGCTGCACGTCGGCAGTTACTTCGGGATTGTCGGACGGATCATCCTGACGATCAGCGCGCTGACCATGCCGCTGTTTTTCATCACTGGCTGGTTGCTGTACCTCGATCGTCGACGCAAGAAAAAGCAGATCAAGGACGCCCGCAAAGGCTTCGCACAACCGGGCAACGACGCACCGGCGTGGCTGATCGGTTTCGCCAGCCAGAGCGGGTTTGCCGAACAACTGGCCTGGCAGACCGCCGGGCAATTGCAGGCGGCAGGCCTGCCGGTGAAGGTTCAGCCACTGGCGAATGTCAGCGAACAGGACCTGCATGATTCGAGCAACGCCCTGTTCGTGGTCAGTACCTTCGGCGACGGCGAAGCGCCGGACAGCGCTCGCGGTTTCGAACGCAAAGTGCTCGGTCGCGCGTTGAGCCTGGAGAGCCTGAATTACGCAGTGCTCGGCCTCGGTGATCGCCAGTATCAGCACTTCTGCGGTTTTGCCCGCCGCTTGCACACCTGGCTCGGCGAGCACGGCGGCAAGCACCTGTTCGCGCCCGTGGAAGTCGATTGCGGCGACCCTTACGCCTTGCGTCACTGGCAGCAGCAACTCGGCTTGCTGACCGGACAGGCGCCCGTGGACACCTGGCAGGCACCGAGCTACGACAACTGGACGCTCACCCGCCGCGAATTGATGAACCCGGACAGCAGCGGTTCGCCGGTGTACTTGCTGGGCCTCACCGCCCCGACCACCAGTAGCTGGCTGGCCGGTGACCTGGTGGAAGTGTTGCCACGCAACTGCCCGTGGGCGATCGAGCATTTTCTCGACGGCCTGGGCATTGACGGTCGGGCCACGGTGACGCTTGACGGTCTGTCGCAACCGTTGGAACACGCCCTGGCCAGTCGACAATTGCCGGAGAACCGCGCCCATCTGGTCGGCCTGCACGCGCAAGCGCTGGTGGACGCGCTGGTGCCGTTGGCCATGCGCGAATACTCCATCGCCTCGATTGCCGCCGACGGCGTGCTGGAACTGATCGTGCGCCAGGAGCTGCATCAGGACGGCAGTCTGGGTGTCGGTTCCGGATGGCTGACCGAACACGCGCCGGTGGGCAGCACCCTCAGTTTGCGCGTACGACGCAACAGCGGTTTCCATCTGCCGGTCGAACCGGTGCCGATGATCCTGCTGGGCAACGGCACCGGCCTGGCCGGGCTGCGCAGTTTGCTCAAGGCGCGGATTGCCGACGGGCAGCAACGTCATTGGCTGCTGTTCGGCGAGCGCAATCGCGAGCACGACTACCTGTGCCGCGCCGAGCTGGAAGAGTGGCTGATTGCGGGGGACATCGAGCGTCTGGACCTGGCCTTCTCGCGGGATCAGGCCGAGAAGATCTACGTGCAGGATCGCTTGCGTGAATCGGCCACTCTGCTCAAGCAATGGCTGGCCGACGGTGCCGTGATTTACATCTGTGGCAGCCTGCAGGGGATGGCTTCGGGGGTGGATCACGTGCTCAACGAAGTGCTGGGGATTGAAGAGGTCGACCGCCTGATCGAACAAGGCCGCTACCGCCGCGACGTTTACTGA
- a CDS encoding TonB-dependent receptor, which produces MSRQPSQSPASSPRLLASAIGVAITAGSAGHMVFAAEKTDEKAPGNVISLGATDITGEAQDDTSYKTDTSANKKYTAPLRETPKSVTVIPQQVIRDTGATSLVDALRTTPGITFGAGEGGNPAGDRPIIRGFNAESDTFVDGMRDPASQSREIFNVESIEVSKGPGSAFTGAGSTGGSLNLVSKTAKLGSFYNGGFTWGSDQTKRTTLDLNQQMTDTSAFRLNLMKHEANVAGRDTVDVSRWGVAPTFAFGLGTDTRVTLGYYHVETDDMPDYGIPLTLNPARSKYNVDKPVNVDRDNFYGVTNRDYRETTNDSGTFKIEHDLNEDLTLSNSFRMSRSTLDYIVTNPDDSKGNVARGSVYRGTKNRNSTSSGWVNQTDLSAKFDTGAIEHSLVTGIEFSYQDTHNRPYILTSAANGTTCNPALFRSGDCTSLYNPTPGDNWNGRITDSAAFTDTDTKTAAAYVFDTLKFNEQWSLNLGLRYDNYQVKSSGFANAGRTTPAGSFDRENTSDLVNYQIGVVYNPLPNGSIYAAYSTSSNPAGETSGNGNLELAANNSDLDPEKNRNYEIGTKWDFFGDDLSLTAALFRTEKTNARIDDPDGATTQVLDGEQTVNGLELTYTGKLTRNWKVYGGYTYMESEVVKTTLAADEGNHMPSTPRNNFTLWSTYDLVPEKLTIGAGATFVDSQFGNIANSVEIPSYWRYDAMASYRLTKNVDLQLNVQNLTDKRYFDQVFQTHYAHVAAGRTALLSANFHF; this is translated from the coding sequence ATGTCACGCCAACCATCACAATCACCTGCCAGTTCACCGCGTTTGCTCGCTTCCGCGATTGGCGTGGCAATCACCGCTGGCTCTGCGGGCCACATGGTTTTCGCGGCTGAGAAGACCGACGAAAAAGCACCGGGCAACGTGATTTCCCTGGGAGCTACCGACATCACCGGCGAAGCTCAGGACGACACCTCCTACAAGACCGATACCTCGGCCAACAAGAAATACACCGCGCCGCTGCGCGAGACGCCGAAAAGCGTCACCGTGATTCCACAGCAAGTGATCCGCGACACCGGCGCCACCAGCCTGGTCGACGCCTTGCGCACCACGCCGGGTATCACCTTCGGTGCAGGCGAAGGCGGCAACCCGGCGGGCGACCGGCCGATCATTCGCGGCTTCAACGCTGAAAGTGACACCTTCGTCGACGGCATGCGCGACCCGGCGTCCCAGAGCCGCGAAATCTTCAACGTTGAATCGATCGAAGTCAGCAAAGGTCCGGGGTCGGCCTTCACCGGCGCCGGCTCCACCGGTGGCAGCCTGAACCTGGTGAGCAAGACCGCCAAACTGGGCAGCTTCTACAACGGCGGCTTCACCTGGGGCTCGGATCAGACCAAGCGCACCACGCTCGACCTGAACCAGCAGATGACCGATACCTCGGCCTTCCGTCTGAACCTGATGAAGCACGAAGCCAACGTCGCCGGCCGTGACACCGTGGACGTCAGCCGCTGGGGCGTGGCGCCGACGTTCGCGTTCGGCCTGGGCACCGATACCCGTGTGACCCTCGGTTACTACCACGTCGAAACCGATGACATGCCGGACTACGGCATTCCGCTGACCCTGAACCCGGCCCGCAGCAAGTACAACGTCGACAAGCCGGTGAATGTCGACCGCGACAATTTCTACGGCGTGACCAACCGCGACTATCGCGAAACCACCAATGACAGCGGCACCTTCAAGATCGAGCACGATCTGAACGAAGACCTGACCCTGTCCAACAGCTTCCGCATGTCCCGTTCGACCCTGGACTACATCGTCACCAACCCGGACGACAGCAAGGGCAACGTCGCCCGGGGCAGCGTCTACCGTGGCACCAAGAACCGTAATTCGACGTCCAGCGGCTGGGTAAACCAGACCGACCTGAGCGCCAAATTCGACACCGGCGCCATTGAACACAGCCTGGTCACCGGCATTGAATTTTCTTACCAGGACACCCACAACCGTCCGTACATCCTGACGTCGGCCGCCAACGGCACGACGTGCAACCCTGCACTCTTCCGCTCCGGCGACTGCACCAGCCTGTACAACCCGACGCCTGGGGATAACTGGAACGGCCGGATCACCGACAGCGCTGCGTTCACCGATACCGACACCAAGACTGCCGCCGCTTATGTGTTCGACACCTTGAAGTTCAACGAACAGTGGTCCCTGAACCTGGGCCTGCGTTATGACAACTACCAGGTCAAATCCAGCGGCTTCGCTAACGCTGGCCGTACCACACCGGCGGGGAGCTTTGATCGCGAGAACACCAGCGACCTGGTGAACTACCAGATCGGCGTGGTCTACAACCCGTTGCCGAACGGCAGCATCTACGCCGCCTACTCGACCTCCAGCAACCCGGCGGGCGAAACCAGCGGCAACGGCAACCTGGAACTGGCCGCCAACAACAGCGACCTCGATCCGGAAAAGAACCGCAACTACGAGATCGGCACCAAGTGGGACTTCTTCGGTGATGACCTGTCATTGACCGCAGCGCTGTTCCGCACCGAGAAAACCAACGCCCGTATCGACGATCCGGATGGCGCCACCACCCAGGTGCTGGACGGCGAGCAAACCGTCAACGGTCTGGAACTGACCTACACCGGCAAGCTGACCCGTAACTGGAAGGTCTACGGCGGCTACACCTACATGGAAAGCGAAGTGGTCAAAACCACCCTCGCCGCCGATGAAGGCAACCATATGCCGAGCACCCCGCGGAACAACTTCACCCTGTGGTCGACCTACGACCTGGTACCGGAAAAGTTGACCATCGGTGCGGGTGCCACGTTCGTCGATTCGCAGTTCGGCAACATCGCCAACTCGGTGGAGATCCCGTCCTACTGGCGCTACGACGCGATGGCCAGCTACCGCCTGACCAAGAACGTCGACCTGCAACTCAACGTACAGAACCTGACCGACAAGCGTTACTTCGACCAGGTGTTCCAGACGCACTACGCCCACGTGGCGGCGGGTCGTACCGCCCTCCTGAGCGCCAACTTCCACTTCTGA
- a CDS encoding Fe2+-dependent dioxygenase produces MLLHIPGVFAKEEVQRIREALEQADWADGKITAGYQSAKAKHNLQLPEGHPLAKEVGAAMLERLWKNPLFMSAALPHKVFPPLLNCYTAGGSFDFHIDNAVRQPKGSIERVRTDLSATLFFSEPEDYDGGELEIQDTFGTQRVKLPAGDMVLYPGTSLHKVNAVTRGTRYASFFWTQSLVREDSQRALLFEMDGAIQQLTQDMPEHPSLIRLTGTYHNLLRRWVDV; encoded by the coding sequence ATGCTGCTGCACATCCCCGGCGTGTTCGCTAAAGAAGAAGTGCAGCGCATCCGCGAGGCGCTGGAACAGGCGGATTGGGCGGATGGAAAAATAACCGCCGGTTACCAGTCGGCCAAGGCCAAGCACAACCTGCAACTGCCGGAAGGCCACCCGCTGGCCAAGGAAGTCGGCGCGGCGATGCTGGAGCGGTTGTGGAAAAATCCGCTGTTCATGTCCGCGGCACTGCCGCACAAGGTTTTTCCTCCGTTGCTGAACTGCTACACGGCGGGCGGCAGTTTCGACTTTCATATCGACAACGCCGTGCGTCAGCCCAAGGGCAGCATCGAGCGCGTGCGCACTGATCTGTCGGCGACGCTGTTCTTCAGCGAGCCTGAGGATTACGACGGCGGTGAACTGGAGATCCAGGACACCTTCGGCACCCAGCGCGTGAAGTTGCCCGCTGGCGACATGGTCCTTTATCCCGGCACCAGCCTGCACAAGGTCAACGCCGTCACCCGCGGCACTCGCTACGCCTCATTCTTCTGGACCCAAAGCCTGGTCCGCGAAGACAGCCAGCGCGCGCTGCTGTTCGAGATGGACGGGGCGATCCAGCAACTGACGCAGGACATGCCGGAGCACCCGTCGCTGATCCGCCTCACGGGCACGTATCACAACCTGCTGCGTCGCTGGGTCGACGTATGA
- a CDS encoding tetratricopeptide repeat protein → MSFQLRREEVLDGDQLKAMLNESPARAAQAILIAAREGVLDAQALLGQILLDGQGIEQDQPLAVRWFGIAAQRGHLMARNMLGRCHEHGWGCGADPAVAARHYRVAAEAGLDWAMYNYANLLATGRGVMEDQRQALSLYRRSAELGHAKSMNLLGRYLEDGSFCPADPQSAVDWYRRSAEGGDFRGQFSYGACLAEAGQTHEAVGWLRKALLGGNLNFLRASAPTLMNATHPEIQQLTREYVLRIAELERLEINR, encoded by the coding sequence ATGAGTTTTCAATTGCGCCGCGAAGAAGTGCTCGACGGCGATCAACTCAAAGCCATGCTCAATGAAAGTCCGGCGCGTGCTGCTCAGGCGATCCTGATCGCTGCCCGCGAAGGGGTTCTCGATGCTCAGGCCTTGCTCGGGCAAATCCTGCTGGACGGGCAAGGGATCGAGCAGGATCAGCCACTGGCCGTGCGCTGGTTCGGGATCGCCGCCCAGCGAGGGCATCTGATGGCGCGCAACATGCTCGGTCGTTGCCATGAGCACGGTTGGGGTTGCGGCGCCGATCCTGCTGTTGCTGCGCGGCATTACCGGGTCGCGGCAGAAGCGGGGCTGGATTGGGCGATGTACAACTACGCCAATTTATTAGCCACCGGGCGCGGCGTAATGGAGGATCAGCGGCAAGCGCTGAGTCTTTATCGTCGCTCTGCGGAGCTGGGTCACGCCAAGTCGATGAACCTGCTCGGGCGGTACCTTGAAGACGGGTCCTTTTGTCCGGCTGATCCGCAATCGGCTGTCGATTGGTATCGGCGTTCGGCTGAAGGCGGGGATTTTCGTGGTCAGTTCAGTTACGGCGCTTGTCTGGCAGAAGCGGGCCAAACCCATGAAGCAGTAGGCTGGCTACGCAAGGCGTTACTCGGGGGTAACTTGAATTTTTTGCGCGCCAGTGCCCCGACATTGATGAATGCAACGCACCCTGAAATACAGCAATTGACGCGCGAATATGTATTGCGCATCGCTGAACTTGAACGTCTGGAAATCAATAGGTAA